In a single window of the Lineus longissimus chromosome 4, tnLinLong1.2, whole genome shotgun sequence genome:
- the LOC135486710 gene encoding guanine nucleotide exchange factor C9orf72-like isoform X1, which yields MELSLADDSQPVPLPPTPTKTPIKRVVGHVGSVASATLPVNGLAGHISINKPTVKNITLSKAAVDINRFPGVCGDDVGGLLSPGSTFSTAHLPDTKWTLFESVVFSFWDNILGPKIQHVWSNKNYCSDYVSMLSDISNHTLNGEICRDPSDSSIDTKFYHMNDRGYIVTAFIFTAIGTTGPSIHSLALVMSQEQLETYLKYHDMCTAFLTRHIAKLRILISGPQGKSKEDAMADFSLYVHELVEVLNSLGESGVPSTICLSSTALSMIGANNKSDLEESFLKRVIASHLMTCGHTVVKDVTADGINRLISSLALFATPQQRCCSRYVQEDQGWKYQPYLVIQGILMIGGLKETPDRQHLSISEIFSAPCPTTVVNVPKREVLQTPPCHEHRVRKHDMLKTELTCLWLAKEQPGGGLYPSRLLSHRIHPKSRIFQAVNYPESLVSDLFRQLHKLGPDNGIKERIHQFIRQLEMRALALIKFVEADTHKGNFFLKMSLKKLKQHLGLTLEGDFKIVLAMAEKLKPGMYGFVLGDPKIEKDEIQNILENF from the exons ATGGAGCTGTCTCTTGCTGATGATAGCCAACCCGTACCTCTGCCTCCAACACCAACAAAAACACCAATCAAAAGGGTTGTTGGTCATGTTGGATCAGTTGCTTCTGCAACTCTCCCAGTCAATGGTCTTGCCGGACACATCTCCATAAACAAGCCGACTGTGAAGAATATCACGTTATCGAAAGCTGCGGTGGATATCAATAGGTTCCCAGGAGTCTGTGGTGATGATGTCGGAGGCCTTCTGAGCCCTGGGAGTACCTTCTCGACAGCCCATTTACCCGATACGAAATGGACGTTATTCGAATCGGTCGTGTTTTCATTCTGGGATAATATTCTCGGTCCGAAGATACAGCACGTGTGGTCTAATAAAAACTACTGCTCCGATTATGTATCTATGCTCTCGGATATTTCAAATCATACTCTGAATGGAGAAATCTGTCGGGATCCTAGCGATTCTTCCATTGACACAAAGTTTTATCATATGAATGATCGAGGCTATATAGTGACTGCGTTTATTTTCACTGCCATCGGGACAACCGGACCCAGCATACATTCCCTCGCCCTTGTCATGTCACAAGAACAGTTGGAGACATATCTTAAGTATCATGACATGTGCACAGCCTTCTTGACGAGACATATTGCTAAATTAAGGATACTTATCAGTGGG CCCCAGGGAAAATCTAAAGAAGACGCCATGGCCGATTTCTCTCTTTATGTGCACGAATTAGTGGAGGTGCTCAATTCATTAGGAGAAAGTGGCGTTCCATCCACCATCTGT CTTTCATCTACAGCCCTGTCAATGATTGGTGCAAACAATAAAAGTGACCTTGAGGAAAGCTTCCTAAAACGTGTGATAGCATCGCATCTGATGACGTGTGGTCACACCGTGGTCAAAGATGTCACAGCAGACGGAATCAATAGG CTGATATCGTCACTGGCCTTATTTGCCACACCACAACAGCGATGCTGTTCTCGTTATGTTCAGGAGGACCAGGGTTGGAAGTACCAACCATATTTAGTCATCCAGGGAATTCTCATGATTGGAGGTTTGAAAGAG ACCCCAGACAGGCAGCACCTATCTATAAGTGAAATCTTCAGCGCTCCTTGTCCCACCACAGTGGTGAATGTGCCAAAGCGAGAGGTGCTGCAGACACCTCCATGTCATGAACATCGCGTCCGAAAACACGACATGTTGAAGACAGAACTCACGTGTCTTTGGTTAGCTAAGGAACAGCCAGGTGGCGGTTTATATCCATCTAG ACTTCTCTCTCATAGGATTCATCCAAAGAG CCGTATCTTCCAAGCTGTGAACTACCCAGAGTCCTTGGTATCAGATCTCTTCCGACAG CTTCACAAGTTGGGTCCAGATAATGGTATAAAGGAGCGGATCCACCAATTCATTCGTCAGCTGGAGATGAGAGCATTGGCATTGATCAAATTTGTAGAAGCAGACAC tcacAAGGGCAACTTCTTCCTGAAGATGAGTTTAAAGAAGCTGAAACAACACCTAGGACTGACTCTAGAAGGAGACTTCAAAATCGTGTTGGCAATGGCGGAGAAGTTAAAACCTGGAATGTACGGATTCGTTCTCGGTGATCCGAAAATAGAAAAGGACGAGATACAAAATATTTTAGAGAACTTCTAG
- the LOC135486710 gene encoding guanine nucleotide exchange factor C9orf72-like isoform X2 codes for MELSLADDSQPVPLPPTPTKTPIKRVVGHVGSVASATLPVNGLAGHISINKPTVKNITLSKAAVDINRFPGVCGDDVGGLLSPGSTFSTAHLPDTKWTLFESVVFSFWDNILGPKIQHVWSNKNYCSDYVSMLSDISNHTLNGEICRDPSDSSIDTKFYHMNDRGYIVTAFIFTAIGTTGPSIHSLALVMSQEQLETYLKYHDMCTAFLTRHIAKLRILISGPQGKSKEDAMADFSLYVHELVEVLNSLGESGVPSTICLSSTALSMIGANNKSDLEESFLKRVIASHLMTCGHTVVKDVTADGINRLISSLALFATPQQRCCSRYVQEDQGWKYQPYLVIQGILMIGGLKETPDRQHLSISEIFSAPCPTTVVNVPKREVLQTPPCHEHRVRKHDMLKTELTCLWLAKEQPGGGLYPSSRIFQAVNYPESLVSDLFRQLHKLGPDNGIKERIHQFIRQLEMRALALIKFVEADTHKGNFFLKMSLKKLKQHLGLTLEGDFKIVLAMAEKLKPGMYGFVLGDPKIEKDEIQNILENF; via the exons ATGGAGCTGTCTCTTGCTGATGATAGCCAACCCGTACCTCTGCCTCCAACACCAACAAAAACACCAATCAAAAGGGTTGTTGGTCATGTTGGATCAGTTGCTTCTGCAACTCTCCCAGTCAATGGTCTTGCCGGACACATCTCCATAAACAAGCCGACTGTGAAGAATATCACGTTATCGAAAGCTGCGGTGGATATCAATAGGTTCCCAGGAGTCTGTGGTGATGATGTCGGAGGCCTTCTGAGCCCTGGGAGTACCTTCTCGACAGCCCATTTACCCGATACGAAATGGACGTTATTCGAATCGGTCGTGTTTTCATTCTGGGATAATATTCTCGGTCCGAAGATACAGCACGTGTGGTCTAATAAAAACTACTGCTCCGATTATGTATCTATGCTCTCGGATATTTCAAATCATACTCTGAATGGAGAAATCTGTCGGGATCCTAGCGATTCTTCCATTGACACAAAGTTTTATCATATGAATGATCGAGGCTATATAGTGACTGCGTTTATTTTCACTGCCATCGGGACAACCGGACCCAGCATACATTCCCTCGCCCTTGTCATGTCACAAGAACAGTTGGAGACATATCTTAAGTATCATGACATGTGCACAGCCTTCTTGACGAGACATATTGCTAAATTAAGGATACTTATCAGTGGG CCCCAGGGAAAATCTAAAGAAGACGCCATGGCCGATTTCTCTCTTTATGTGCACGAATTAGTGGAGGTGCTCAATTCATTAGGAGAAAGTGGCGTTCCATCCACCATCTGT CTTTCATCTACAGCCCTGTCAATGATTGGTGCAAACAATAAAAGTGACCTTGAGGAAAGCTTCCTAAAACGTGTGATAGCATCGCATCTGATGACGTGTGGTCACACCGTGGTCAAAGATGTCACAGCAGACGGAATCAATAGG CTGATATCGTCACTGGCCTTATTTGCCACACCACAACAGCGATGCTGTTCTCGTTATGTTCAGGAGGACCAGGGTTGGAAGTACCAACCATATTTAGTCATCCAGGGAATTCTCATGATTGGAGGTTTGAAAGAG ACCCCAGACAGGCAGCACCTATCTATAAGTGAAATCTTCAGCGCTCCTTGTCCCACCACAGTGGTGAATGTGCCAAAGCGAGAGGTGCTGCAGACACCTCCATGTCATGAACATCGCGTCCGAAAACACGACATGTTGAAGACAGAACTCACGTGTCTTTGGTTAGCTAAGGAACAGCCAGGTGGCGGTTTATATCCATCTAG CCGTATCTTCCAAGCTGTGAACTACCCAGAGTCCTTGGTATCAGATCTCTTCCGACAG CTTCACAAGTTGGGTCCAGATAATGGTATAAAGGAGCGGATCCACCAATTCATTCGTCAGCTGGAGATGAGAGCATTGGCATTGATCAAATTTGTAGAAGCAGACAC tcacAAGGGCAACTTCTTCCTGAAGATGAGTTTAAAGAAGCTGAAACAACACCTAGGACTGACTCTAGAAGGAGACTTCAAAATCGTGTTGGCAATGGCGGAGAAGTTAAAACCTGGAATGTACGGATTCGTTCTCGGTGATCCGAAAATAGAAAAGGACGAGATACAAAATATTTTAGAGAACTTCTAG